GCCTTCGGCGGCGCGCTCGGCGTGACGACGACGTCCGGCCCCGGTGTGGCCCTCAAGTCGGAGACGATCGGCCTCGCGGTCTCCCTGGAGCTGCCGCTGCTGATCATCGACATCCAGCGCGGCGGCCCGTCCACCGGTCTGCCCACCAAGACCGAGCAGGCCGACCTCCTCCAGGCCATGTACGGCCGCAACGGCGAGGCCCCGGTGCCGGTCGTGGCCCCGAAGACGCCCGCCGACTGCTTCGACGCGGCGATCGAGGCGGCCCGGATCGCCCTCACGTACCGCACGCCCGTCTTCCTGCTCTCCGACGGCTACCTCGCCAACGGCTCCGAACCCTGGCGCGTCCCGGACGTCGACGAGCTCCCCGACCTGCGGACCCAGTTCGCGACCGGGCCGAACCACACGCTCGACGACGGCACCGAGGTCTTCTGGCCGTACAAGCGCGACCCCGAGACCCTGGCCCGGCCCTGGGCCGTGCCCGGCACCCCCGGCCTCGAACACCGCATCGGCGGCATCGAGAAGCAGGACGGCACCGGCAACATCTCGTACGACCCCGCCAACCACGAGTTCATGGTCCGCACCCGCCAGGCCAAGATCGACGGCATCGACGTCCCCGACATCGAGGTCGACGACCCGGACGGCGCGAGCACCCTCGTCCTCGGCTGGGGCTCCACCTACGGGCCGATCACCGCCGCCGTCCGCCGTCTCCGCCGCGCCGGGCAGCCCATCGCCCAGGCCCACCTGCGCCACCTCAACCCCCTCCCGAAGAACCTCGGGGAGGTGCTGAAGCGGTACGAGAAGGTCGTCGTCCCCGAGATGAACCTCGGCCAGCTCGCCACCCTCGTCCGGGCGAAGTACCTCGTCGACGCCCAAAGCCACACCCAGGTCAACGGCATGCCGTTCAAGGCCGAGCAGCTGGCCGCCGTTCTCAAGGAGGCCATCGATGCCTGAGCCCACGGAGCTCCTGCTCAACCTGGTCCCCAAGGCCGAGGCCGTCCAGACGATGAAGGACTTCAAGTCCGACCAGGAGGTCAGGTGGTGCCCCGGCTGCGGTGACTACGCCGTCCTCGCCGCCGTCCAGGGCTTCATGCCCGAACTCGGCCTGGCGAAGGAGAACATCGTCTTCGTCTCCGGCATCGGCTGCTCCTCCCGCTTCCCGTACTACATGAACACCTACGGGATGCACTCCATCCACGGCCGCGCCCCGGCGATCGCCACCGGCCTCGCCACCTCCCGCCGCGACCTGTCCGTCTGGGTCGTCACGGGCGACGGCGACGCGCTCTCCATCGGCGGCAACCACCTCATCCACGCGCTCCGCCGCAACGTCAACCTGAAGATCCTGCTCTTCAACAACCGGATCTACGGGCTGACCAAGGGCCAGTACTCGCCCACCTCCGAGGTCGGCAAGATCACCAAGTCGACGCCGATGGGCTCGCTCGACGCGCCCTTCAACCCGGTGTCGCTCGCGCTCGGCGCGGAGGCCTCCTTCGTGGCCCGTACGGTCGACTCCGACCGCAAGCACCTCACCGAGGTGCTGCGCCAGGCCGCCGAGCACAACGGCACGGCGCTGGTCGAGATCTACCAGAACTGCAACATCTTCAACGACGGCGCCTTCGAGGTCCTCAAGGACAAGGACCAGGCCAAGGAGGCCGTCATCCGGCTGGAGCACGGGCAGCCGATCCGCTTCGGCGCCGAGCTCGACAAGGGCGTCGTCCGCGACCAGGCCACCGGCGACCTCCAGGTCGTCACGGTCACCCCGGAGAACGAGTCGCGGATCCTCGTCCACGACGCCCACGCGGCCACCCCCACCACCGCCTTCGCGCTCTCGCGGCTCGCGGACCCGGACACCCTCCACCAGACGCCCATCGGGGTGTTCCGGTCGGTGGAGCGCCCGGTCTACGACACGCTGATGGCGGAGCAGCTGGAGTCGGCCGTGGAGCAGCAGGGCAAGGGCGACCTGGGCCGGCTCCTCACCGGCAACGACACGTGGACGGTGGCGGG
The sequence above is a segment of the Streptomyces sp. NBC_01255 genome. Coding sequences within it:
- a CDS encoding 2-oxoacid:ferredoxin oxidoreductase subunit beta codes for the protein MPEPTELLLNLVPKAEAVQTMKDFKSDQEVRWCPGCGDYAVLAAVQGFMPELGLAKENIVFVSGIGCSSRFPYYMNTYGMHSIHGRAPAIATGLATSRRDLSVWVVTGDGDALSIGGNHLIHALRRNVNLKILLFNNRIYGLTKGQYSPTSEVGKITKSTPMGSLDAPFNPVSLALGAEASFVARTVDSDRKHLTEVLRQAAEHNGTALVEIYQNCNIFNDGAFEVLKDKDQAKEAVIRLEHGQPIRFGAELDKGVVRDQATGDLQVVTVTPENESRILVHDAHAATPTTAFALSRLADPDTLHQTPIGVFRSVERPVYDTLMAEQLESAVEQQGKGDLGRLLTGNDTWTVAG